AAAATTATAtagaaatgaaacaaaaaacaagaaCTGTTctcttaaaatttcaatatattcatagatgacaaaagaaaaaaatagaaacaagaaCAAGTAAAACTACTTCGCCCTGTAGTTTATATACAGTTTACGTATCCTTTTATGTTCTCTTTCgttcatttttgaaatattataattcaaaatttgaCTTATTACTATGTATTACTCCTGTTTTATAAAgggttttacttttatttttattttgtttcaagaaaatatcatttttacaaatctattttttacctttttgaatagccaataaatttttatttaaattagtgttgtttatttaattatatattaaataaaaaggtATATTAATTGATTATCTAGATagtctattatatatattttttaatctttgtgaaatttataaaagttacacttttgtaaaacaaaaatcaaggCATAGAATGTGATGTCATAACAGTGACACAATGACAATGTAATTAATCAGTCAATTAATTATTGTAATGAACATAATAAAGGTACTTCCTATTTATTCACTCCGTTCGAAATGTaagatgttcaaaaaaaattatgttttaatatgtaagatgttttcatatttataggcagctttaactttatcaaaatctgtgaaactaatcaaatttaatagttgtattttataattggttggatagctttagtttttagtttgtaattttaataatatttttaaataaaaaataatttttttaataagtatgTTTAcctaaaacatcttatatttaaaaacggAGAAAGTATTATTTAGACACCGAATGGTCAAAACCATACTACAGAATTCAAAATGGTATTTGTAAAACCACTTCTATTCACCAATCATAaccttttatattaaaaatgcagttttaaattataaaaataacaacACCGCAAACACTTAAATTTTCCACTAACTAATGGAATACAGTTCAGAAAACACAAAGAACATAGTAAACGATTTTGCTCAGTTACCcactgaatatttttttaatataattaaaatatttcatgaAAACAGTTTCTCATAGTCTCATACGGGCATACCTATTTTAAGTTAATCTATGCataaaaatttttatataaacagttAATCTatgcataaaatatatttaaaatagttaaatgaTAATCTAATGTATTAAATTTTATCTCTCCTcaccaatatttatatttatataattactatattttaaaaaatatcatattaatttgtatcataaaatatttttagcaatAAAATTTTGTTGTATAACCACATTTAATTCGATTGAATTTATCAATTTTTGCATTAACAAATATGTGGTTACCAATATTATGTTACTacttaattaaaacaaaattacaaaatctgGAAggttaaaaaaacttttaaaagtcaGAAGAGAGTATTTACGGAAAGAACCCAATAGTTTGAGTATTTATAGAATCGGCGCACATATTTTGTCATTTACCAAGCGAGACCTTTTTCCCTCTCTCCCGATCTATTTAAAAAGCTTAGCCCATTCGAAAGTATAAACAAACATTTCCCACAAACGTAAAAGGAATCAAAATTGGAGACGACTAATGGCGACGAAGCTTTTGTCTCTCACATGCATTCGCAAAGAGAGATTCAGCGGGCGTTACCCTGTGTTATGGAAAAATCTAAACAGGCCAcgtggcggcggcggcggcgatgGATCACCGTCGGAGACGGCGGTGCTTAAGATCGACGACGAGGAGGCGATTGCCAGTGCGGTTTTCCGCGTTATCGGGATGACGTGCTCCGCGTGCGCTGGATCTATCGAGAAAGAGATCAAGCGTCTCCCCGGGATTCACGAAGCGGTCATCGACGCCTTGAACAACCGGGCTCAAATCCAGTTCTACCCTAGCTCTGTCAATGTAAGTTTCGATTGAAATTTCAATATCTGATTCTTCTTGTTGTATTTGAATCGATCGAGCTGTTTCTGAGATGAATTTGAATTTGGATATAGGGGTTTTCTGTATATTCATgcgaatagttttttttttttgaaaaacagtTTCATTTGGATGTTGATCTCTAAGACTCTAACAAGATCAAGCAGGTTGAAGAtatttgttatgaattgctttaatctatttttttcttatctgcAAAAGAAGGATCACATGATGTGGAGATTTAATTTAAAGCctctgttcaaaaaaaaaaaggatgtaGAGATTTTATCCACTCAAAGCTCAAGCTTTGTTCTGTCACAGTCACGCAAGAGAGTTGCAgaaactgtttgagaagaaaaaaaatcagatacaTAACAAgtaaattagaagaaaaaaatgaatttaatgGCATTAGAGATTTATCTAGTTCACTTTCCCAAACCGGATCCACTAGAGCACGAGGTTACATTATTGTGTCTTAGTAGTTCTCactaagaactctctctctctctctctctctctctctctctctctctctctctcttgtgaTACTTTTAACATAATACTGTATATAAGTTCCCTTTATAGCCAAACAACAAGTGGTACTTTAAGTTCAACTTGGTGAGAGAGTTCACACGGCCTTACACCTTCAGATCACATCTATTAATCTTTCACTTCTTCCATACTATGTATCTTCTCATGGGTCTGTTTATTTTTTCCCTTTGGGACCCTCTCTTTATCTTAGTCACATTAAGAATTTTGTTGCGTTCACAGTTGTACTAACATCAAACCCTCTGATTTGGCTCACAGTCCTTGTCATGTTCATTGGATTCCATTCTCGAGTCCTTATTTTCTCAGGCTGTAGTTAGTTACTTTTGAGAATTGCTTGAAGCTTGCTCACATGTAACTCCTTAGTGTAGATATCAGCTCAGTTGGAAGCTGATCCAATTTTCACAATCTTGTTTATCCTCCCTGCATTCATAAATCTTATGAACTGCAATATGATGTCATACCGATCTTCTGTGAAGTATATATCTGTTGAATTCCTCGGACAATCCTACTTAATGATTCCCACTTATACAGTGCTAGGCTTTCATTGTTGTTTGTTGATGAAACCCATTGAGTTGGTTTCCAACTTGTTCCATGAGAAACAGCCATCAAACTTTATCTAAATAAgttttacttgaagatctcttTGCTCCCTAGAACTCTTCACATTCTATAGACGTAGCCAagcttcttttttatttatgcaACATCTGCTTTGAGTGAATATGTTAGCAATAGACCTTGTCACAAATGATTTTTTCCTACTCAAAACTGTACGTAGTTATGCTTTTGTAAGTACCCTAATTATACTCTCCTTATTACGCTTTTGCTTTGCGAGAACCCAATTGTACTTCTCTTTGACAATGAATCGAGTATTTCTTGGATGATGCACTCCCTGAAGCTACTTGATAATGTGTTTCATTTAATGtttgaaattaggataataGGTTTCATTATATATTTCATCTGGATTGTTGTACTGGTTGGTAGGTGGAGACAATTCGTGAGACTATTGAAGATGCTGGATTTGAAGCATCACTGATAGAGAATGAGGCGAATGAGAGGTCCAGACAAGTATGCAGGATAAGAATTAACGGTATGACTTGTACCTCATGTTCTTCAACCATTGAAAGCGTACTGCAATCACTTCATGGTGTACAAAGAGCTCATGTTGCCTTAGCAATTGAAGAAGCTGAAGTTCATTATGATCCCACGCTCCTCAGCTGTGATAAACTACTGGAAGAAATAGATAATGCGGGATTTGAAGCGGTTCTTATAAGCACAGGCGAGGATGTGAGCAAGATCGATTTGAAGATCGATGGCGAGTTCACCGATGAATCAATGATGATGATTGAAAAATCGCTTGAAGCACTCCCCGGGGTTCAGAGCGTTGAGATCAGCCATGGAAGTGATAAGATATCTGTCTTGTACAAACCCGATGTGACGGGGCCAAGGAACTTCATTCGTGTGATAGAGTCTACTGTCTTTGGTCATAGTGGTCACATCAAGGCAACAGTATTCTCCGAGGGAGGGGTGGGCAGAGAGTCTCAAAAGCAAGAGGAGATCAAGCAGTACTATAAGTCGTTTCTGTGGAGTTTGGTGTTTACGGTACCAGTGTTTTTGACAGCCATGGTCTTTATGTATATCCCTGGAATTAAACATCTGCTGATGTATAAGGTCGTCAATATGCTCACCGTTGGAGAGATCACAAGGTGGCTTTTGGCTACTCCTGTCCAGTTTATCATCGGCTGGAGATTCTATGTTGGCTCTTACAAGGCTTTACGCCGAGGATCGGCTAACATGGATGTTCTGATTGCTCTGGGAACAAATGCAGCTTACTTTTATTCGTTATACACAGTGTTGAGAGCTGCAACGTCTCCTGATTTCAAGGGGGTAGATTTCTTTGAGACCAGTGCCATGCTCATTTCGTTTATCATACTAGGAAAGTATCTGGAGATTATGGCAAAAGGCAAAACATCTCAAGCGATCGCGAAGCTTATGAACTTGGCACCAGACACTGCGATATTGTTGGCTGTGGACGAGGAAGGGAATGTGACTGGTGAAGAGGAGATTGATGGTCGACTGATACAGAAGAATGACGTGATCAAGATCGTTCCTGGTGCTAAAGTAGCTTCGGATGGTTATGTTATTTGGGGACAAAGTCATGTGAATGAAAGTATGATAACTGGAGAGGCAAGGCCAGTGGCAAAGAGAAAGGGTGATACTGTTATAGGAGGCACTTTGAACGAGAACGGTGTTCTGCATGTTAAGGTTACAAGAGTCGGTTCAGAGAGTGCTCTTGCACAGATTGTTCGTCTCGTTGAGTCTGCACAATTGGCCAAAGCTCCAGTTCAGAAGTTGGCTGATCGGATTTCCAAGTTCTTTGTTCCTTTGGTGAGTAATCTGTCATTTTGATTAACAGAAAGTTTAGTCTTTTAGAAGCAAAACTCCTTCGTAAACTCAAATCATTTATAATGTTGCAGGTAATATTCCTCTCGTTCTCAACTTGGCTTGCCTGGTTCTTAGCTGGGAAACTGCATTGGTACCCTGAAGCATGGATACCTTCCTCAATGGATAGCTTTGAGCTAGCTCTTCAGTTCGGAATCTCTGTCATGGTCATAGCTTGTCCATGTGCTCTTGGGCTGGCTACTCCAACCGCTGTTATGGTTGGCACTGGGGTTGGTGCATCTCAAGGTGTGCTGATCAAGGGTGGTCAAGCTCTAGAAAGAGCACACAAGGTTAGTGTAAAATTACTTGCTCTCTTGCTTAAGGTTTTCGGTACCAATTGTTAAATGAAACTTAACACTATAAGTGATCGCATAGGTAAGTTGCATTGTCTTTGACAAGACCGGAACTCTCACGATGGGAAAACCCGTGGTTGTTAAAACTAAACTCCTGAAGAACATGGTGCTTCGAGAATTCTATGAACTTGTGGCTGCAACTGAGGTGATCTCTTTGTAACACACATGCAAATATTTACGGTTATGTTTTTGAAACTGATTTCGTGCATCAAAACTGAACGCTATCCTTCTTCTGTCAGGTAAACAGTGAGCATCCGTTAGCAAAGGCTATTGTTGAGTATGCCAAAAAATTcagagatgaagaagagaacCCTGCGTGGCCTGAAGCCCGTGATTTTGTGTCTATCACTGGAAACGGAGTGAGAGCAACCGTTAATGGAAGAGAGATTATGGTGGGAAACAAGAACCTCATGTCTAGTCATAAAATTACTATTACAGCTGATGCTGAGGAGTTGctagcagaagctgaagagatgGCTCAGACAGGAATTTTAGTGTCTATAGACAATGAGTTAACTGGAGTTCTGGCTGTTTCGGATCCTGTAAAGCCGAGTGCTCGAGAAGCCATCTCCATTTTAAAATCCATGAATATCAAAAGCATCATGGTAACTGGTGACAACTGGGGAACTGCTAATTCGATTGCTAGAGAAGTTGGTATTGACTCTGTTATAGCAGAAGCGAAACCCGAGCAGAAAGCAGAGAAAGTCAAGGAACTACAGGTTTGTAGCTCCACAGTAAATATCTTTGAAATGTACTATTGAAAATGATAAAAAGCAATGATTTTTGCAGGCTGCGGGTCATGTTGTGGCGATGGTTGGAGATGGAGTCAATGACTCACCTGCTCTCGTGGCAGCGGATGTAGGAATGGCCATTGGTGCAGGAACCGACATTGCAATAGAAGCAGCTGATATTGTCCTGATGAAAAGCAACTTGGAAGATGTGATCACAGCCATTGATCTTTCGAGGAAAACGTTCTCAAGGATCCGTCTCAACTACGTATGGGCTCTCGGGTATAACCTTATGGGCATACCGATCGCTGCGGGGGTGCTTTTCCCGTCTACTCGGTTCAGGTTGCCTCCGTGGATTGCAGGTGCTGCAATGGCTGCTTCTTCTGTTAGTGTTGTGTGTTGCTCTCTCTTGTTGAAGAACTACAAGCGGCCTAAGAGGCTTGATAGTCTGGCGATCCGTGAGGTTCAAGTGGAGCGGGTTTAGAAAACCAAACTCAACCGATACAAACGGATTAAATGGTTATGTGATTTGATGAACTAACAACCGGTACCATAAATATCTACATGGTTTGTGTGTTAGATTTGCTACGTTAGTATAATAAGAAATCATAATAAATACTTAGCACAAAAGATAATGCTTTATCTTCTTCTAGAATACTGGCTGATAACCTGAAAAGAAATGTCACAAAGAAAGTGAAAATGCATGACGTTTGACTCTAGAAAAACGCTCTACTACATGGCCAAGGGAAAGTAACGTTAGCCTTTGGAACTTTACTACAAACATTTGACTTGTGGGTT
The nucleotide sequence above comes from Brassica napus cultivar Da-Ae chromosome A9, Da-Ae, whole genome shotgun sequence. Encoded proteins:
- the LOC106450848 gene encoding probable copper-transporting ATPase HMA5 — its product is MATKLLSLTCIRKERFSGRYPVLWKNLNRPRGGGGGDGSPSETAVLKIDDEEAIASAVFRVIGMTCSACAGSIEKEIKRLPGIHEAVIDALNNRAQIQFYPSSVNVETIRETIEDAGFEASLIENEANERSRQVCRIRINGMTCTSCSSTIESVLQSLHGVQRAHVALAIEEAEVHYDPTLLSCDKLLEEIDNAGFEAVLISTGEDVSKIDLKIDGEFTDESMMMIEKSLEALPGVQSVEISHGSDKISVLYKPDVTGPRNFIRVIESTVFGHSGHIKATVFSEGGVGRESQKQEEIKQYYKSFLWSLVFTVPVFLTAMVFMYIPGIKHLLMYKVVNMLTVGEITRWLLATPVQFIIGWRFYVGSYKALRRGSANMDVLIALGTNAAYFYSLYTVLRAATSPDFKGVDFFETSAMLISFIILGKYLEIMAKGKTSQAIAKLMNLAPDTAILLAVDEEGNVTGEEEIDGRLIQKNDVIKIVPGAKVASDGYVIWGQSHVNESMITGEARPVAKRKGDTVIGGTLNENGVLHVKVTRVGSESALAQIVRLVESAQLAKAPVQKLADRISKFFVPLVIFLSFSTWLAWFLAGKLHWYPEAWIPSSMDSFELALQFGISVMVIACPCALGLATPTAVMVGTGVGASQGVLIKGGQALERAHKVSCIVFDKTGTLTMGKPVVVKTKLLKNMVLREFYELVAATEVNSEHPLAKAIVEYAKKFRDEEENPAWPEARDFVSITGNGVRATVNGREIMVGNKNLMSSHKITITADAEELLAEAEEMAQTGILVSIDNELTGVLAVSDPVKPSAREAISILKSMNIKSIMVTGDNWGTANSIAREVGIDSVIAEAKPEQKAEKVKELQAAGHVVAMVGDGVNDSPALVAADVGMAIGAGTDIAIEAADIVLMKSNLEDVITAIDLSRKTFSRIRLNYVWALGYNLMGIPIAAGVLFPSTRFRLPPWIAGAAMAASSVSVVCCSLLLKNYKRPKRLDSLAIREVQVERV